The Chryseobacterium nakagawai genome has a segment encoding these proteins:
- a CDS encoding DUF7619 domain-containing protein, which produces MKKIYLVLLMTMFSALQAQIVTIPDVKLKNKLLSSTATNNIAMNSTGSSIKIDANNDGEIQLSEALAVEKLNVESSAIVNISGLEAFSNVKELNLMSNNLISASLSFPELKSLNISSNYLTSINITNCPLLQSIDITSNNLSTQALTNNSLVNLYTGGHQLQHLNLQGIPAVKKVLISYSNLETINAANMPFLEELEISNASKLSQLNLSGSLQLKSLAMQYTGLINLDLTNLTGLKTLEGNNNKFQTAILDGCTALSLVRLENCFLTSMSINNLPLLSMMYLSNNKLTSVVLNNLYGLQHFECYSNQLTNLTINNAPNLITLYASNNKLTALNLSTATNIETLWCSSNNLLSLDVSMLTNLTSLQCTENLFTELDFSKNKAMQYVACSYNHNLQKIFLKNGTSQAFILTHLFPNPSLAYICCDENEINYFNANNVSVNNGKTEINSYCSFNPGGTFYTIQGNVKVDGNNNGCDTNDANKALQKFIITGGSNTGTAIANTTGNFSIPVQAGTHTVTPVLENPTYFNISPTNFTVSFPQQASPFTQNFCITPNGVHNDLETVIIPVTDASPGFESTYKIIYKNKGTTTQSGNLIFTYNDNLMDYMSATLSPSSQSSGTLNWNFTNLQPFETKEIIFTVKLNTPTQTPALNGGDILHYTAQINGATDDTPADNNFVLNQTVVNSFDPNDKTCLEGAAISKTQVGDYVHYLIRFENTGTANARNIVVKDEIDISKFDISSLVPLNGSHSYVTRITDPNVIEFIFENIQLPFDDANNDGYISFKIKTKSTLAVGNSFSNTAKIYFDYNFPIVTNTYTTSVMGTLTTSEIKNDKNTISIYPNPVKDILYIQSANEVSKAVIYDATGRVITSMGTKGNSVPVSDLPKGNYLIKLFLQDKVSAEKFIKE; this is translated from the coding sequence ATGAAAAAAATTTACTTAGTCCTTCTGATGACTATGTTCTCTGCCCTACAGGCACAAATCGTTACGATTCCTGATGTTAAATTAAAAAACAAACTTTTATCTTCAACGGCTACAAATAATATTGCAATGAATTCCACAGGAAGCAGTATTAAGATAGATGCCAATAATGATGGTGAAATTCAGCTGTCTGAAGCTCTCGCCGTTGAGAAACTTAACGTTGAGAGTTCTGCAATCGTTAATATAAGTGGTCTTGAAGCATTTTCAAATGTGAAAGAATTAAATTTAATGAGTAATAATCTAATCTCAGCATCTCTCAGTTTTCCTGAACTTAAATCTCTGAATATCTCTTCTAACTATCTGACTTCTATAAATATTACTAATTGCCCGCTTCTCCAATCAATTGACATCACAAGCAACAATCTTTCAACGCAGGCCCTTACCAATAACTCTTTAGTCAATTTATATACCGGAGGTCATCAACTGCAACATTTAAATCTACAAGGAATTCCAGCAGTAAAAAAAGTATTGATAAGCTATTCTAATCTTGAAACAATTAATGCAGCAAATATGCCTTTTTTGGAGGAATTGGAAATAAGTAATGCATCTAAGCTATCACAACTCAATTTGAGCGGTTCCTTACAACTTAAGAGTTTAGCAATGCAATACACGGGTTTAATTAATCTTGACCTGACCAATCTTACAGGCCTTAAAACACTAGAAGGTAACAATAATAAATTTCAGACGGCAATTCTTGACGGCTGCACTGCTCTTTCTTTGGTAAGATTGGAAAACTGCTTTCTTACAAGCATGAGTATTAATAATCTTCCTTTGCTCAGCATGATGTATCTTTCGAATAATAAACTTACTTCTGTAGTTTTAAACAACCTTTATGGTCTGCAGCATTTTGAATGTTATAGTAACCAACTGACCAATCTTACCATCAATAACGCACCTAATCTTATAACTCTGTATGCCAGCAACAATAAGCTTACTGCTCTTAATTTGTCTACAGCTACCAATATCGAAACTTTATGGTGCAGTTCTAATAATCTGCTAAGTCTGGATGTCAGCATGCTGACCAATCTTACTTCCCTACAATGTACTGAGAATCTATTTACAGAACTTGATTTTTCCAAAAATAAAGCAATGCAATATGTAGCTTGTAGTTATAATCATAATTTACAAAAAATTTTTTTAAAGAACGGAACCTCTCAGGCTTTTATTCTTACTCATTTATTTCCTAATCCAAGCCTTGCTTATATTTGTTGTGATGAAAACGAAATTAATTATTTTAATGCTAATAATGTTTCTGTCAATAATGGTAAGACAGAAATCAATTCATACTGTTCATTTAACCCTGGAGGTACATTTTATACCATTCAGGGAAATGTAAAAGTAGATGGCAATAACAATGGCTGTGATACCAATGATGCCAACAAGGCTTTGCAAAAGTTCATCATAACAGGAGGCAGCAATACAGGAACTGCAATTGCAAATACTACCGGAAATTTTTCTATTCCGGTACAGGCAGGCACCCATACAGTGACTCCGGTTCTTGAAAACCCAACATATTTCAATATTTCACCTACAAACTTTACAGTTAGTTTCCCTCAACAAGCAAGTCCATTTACTCAAAATTTCTGCATCACTCCTAATGGTGTTCATAATGACTTGGAAACAGTAATTATACCGGTAACAGACGCTTCTCCGGGCTTCGAATCAACCTATAAAATCATTTATAAAAACAAAGGGACTACCACACAATCAGGCAATCTGATATTTACTTACAATGATAATTTAATGGATTATATGAGTGCGACATTGTCTCCTTCTTCTCAATCTTCCGGAACATTGAACTGGAATTTCACAAATCTTCAACCCTTTGAAACCAAGGAAATTATCTTTACAGTTAAGCTAAATACTCCCACACAAACTCCAGCTTTAAATGGGGGTGATATTCTACATTACACTGCACAGATTAACGGAGCTACTGATGACACTCCTGCAGATAATAATTTTGTACTGAACCAAACAGTTGTGAACTCTTTTGATCCTAATGATAAAACCTGTCTTGAAGGAGCTGCTATCTCAAAAACCCAGGTTGGAGACTACGTCCATTACTTAATCCGATTTGAAAATACAGGAACAGCCAATGCCAGAAACATTGTGGTAAAAGATGAGATTGATATCTCAAAATTTGATATTTCTTCTTTAGTTCCTTTGAATGGAAGCCACAGCTACGTAACAAGAATAACTGATCCTAATGTGATAGAATTTATTTTCGAAAATATTCAGCTGCCTTTTGATGATGCTAACAATGACGGATATATATCATTTAAGATTAAAACAAAATCTACTTTAGCGGTAGGTAATAGTTTCAGCAATACGGCCAAGATCTACTTTGATTACAATTTTCCTATTGTTACCAATACTTATACAACATCGGTGATGGGTACATTGACTACTTCAGAGATCAAAAACGATAAGAATACAATAAGCATTTATCCTAATCCTGTAAAAGACATCCTGTATATTCAATCTGCAAATGAAGTAAGTAAGGCTGTAATTTATGATGCAACCGGAAGAGTCATTACTTCTATGGGTACAAAAGGAAATTCTGTTCCAGTTTCAGATCTTCCGAAAGGAAATTATCTGATTAAACTATTCTTACAAGATAAAGTTTCTGCAGAGAAATTCATTAAAGAATAA
- the ligA gene encoding NAD-dependent DNA ligase LigA: MSENIQQKIEQLRKELHQHNESYYLLDTPTVTDYEFDMLLEELQDLEAKHPEFYDENSPTMRVGGGITKVFPTIQHKFRMYSLDNSYDFDDLEDWEKRIIKTIDGPVEFVAELKYDGASISILYENGKLTQAVTRGDGFQGDEITPNVRTISDIPLTLKGDFPSQFFMRGEIYLTRKNFDKLNKLREEEGLDPFMNPRNTASGSLKMQDSAEVRKRSLSSVLYQFISEDIPAETHWELLQKAQGWGFKTSQQAKLCKTLDEVKEFITFWDTERHNLPFEIDGIVLKVNSLQQQRQLGYTAKSPRWAMAYKFKAEKVETELQSVSYQVGRTGAITPVANLKPVLLAGTIVKRASLHNEDIIKKLDLHENDFVYVEKGGEIIPKIVGVNTDKRTEESREIEYIKHCPECGTELVKIEDQAIHFCPNELHCPPQVVGRMIHYVSRKALNIDNLGSETIEQLYREKLIENPADFYVLTKEQLLPLERMAEKSAQNIISGIEKSKEISFEKVLYGIGIKHVGETVAKKLVKNFPTIEELKAATVEELCQVEDIGAKIAVSIVDFFQNSENILMIERLKSYGVQLEKGESTNEVLSNVLEGKAFLFTGKLSLFTREAAEEMVEKHGGKNISAVSKNLNYLVVGEKAGSKLKKAQDIGTIEILDEQQFLDLIDKQ; encoded by the coding sequence ATGTCTGAAAACATTCAACAAAAAATAGAACAGCTCCGCAAAGAGCTGCACCAGCATAACGAAAGCTACTACCTTCTGGATACTCCTACCGTTACAGATTACGAATTTGATATGTTATTGGAGGAACTTCAGGATCTGGAAGCCAAGCACCCTGAGTTTTATGATGAAAACTCTCCTACCATGCGTGTAGGTGGTGGTATTACAAAGGTATTCCCAACGATTCAGCATAAATTCAGAATGTATTCTTTGGATAATTCTTATGACTTTGATGATCTTGAAGACTGGGAGAAAAGAATTATCAAAACTATAGATGGACCTGTAGAATTTGTGGCTGAATTGAAGTATGACGGAGCCTCGATCTCTATTCTTTATGAAAACGGAAAACTTACTCAGGCGGTAACCCGTGGTGATGGTTTTCAGGGAGACGAAATTACGCCGAATGTCCGTACCATTTCTGATATTCCCTTAACGTTAAAAGGTGATTTCCCTTCGCAATTCTTTATGCGTGGTGAAATTTATTTAACGAGAAAGAACTTTGACAAACTTAATAAACTTCGCGAAGAAGAGGGACTGGATCCATTCATGAACCCTAGAAATACGGCAAGTGGAAGTTTGAAAATGCAAGACAGTGCAGAGGTAAGAAAACGTTCACTTTCTTCCGTATTATACCAATTCATTTCTGAAGATATTCCTGCTGAAACACACTGGGAATTGCTACAAAAGGCACAAGGCTGGGGATTCAAGACCTCTCAACAGGCAAAGCTTTGTAAAACATTGGATGAGGTAAAAGAGTTTATCACATTCTGGGATACGGAACGTCACAACCTGCCATTCGAAATTGATGGAATTGTACTAAAAGTAAATTCTTTACAGCAGCAAAGACAGCTTGGATACACGGCTAAATCTCCACGTTGGGCTATGGCTTATAAGTTTAAAGCCGAAAAGGTAGAAACTGAGCTTCAAAGTGTTTCTTACCAGGTAGGAAGAACCGGAGCGATTACTCCTGTTGCCAACTTAAAGCCTGTTTTGTTGGCTGGAACGATTGTAAAAAGAGCATCTCTGCATAATGAAGACATCATCAAAAAGCTTGATCTTCATGAGAATGATTTTGTCTATGTAGAAAAAGGAGGTGAAATTATTCCAAAGATTGTTGGAGTAAATACAGACAAAAGAACTGAAGAGAGCAGAGAAATAGAATATATCAAACATTGTCCGGAATGTGGAACTGAGCTGGTAAAAATTGAAGACCAGGCGATCCATTTCTGTCCGAATGAACTTCACTGCCCACCACAGGTAGTAGGAAGAATGATTCATTATGTTTCAAGAAAAGCTTTGAACATTGATAATCTTGGAAGTGAAACGATCGAACAGCTTTACAGGGAAAAATTGATTGAAAATCCTGCTGATTTTTATGTGTTAACCAAAGAACAGCTTCTTCCACTGGAAAGAATGGCGGAGAAATCTGCTCAGAATATCATCTCAGGGATTGAAAAATCAAAAGAGATTTCATTTGAAAAAGTATTGTATGGAATCGGGATCAAGCATGTAGGTGAAACGGTTGCTAAAAAACTGGTTAAAAACTTCCCTACTATAGAAGAATTAAAAGCTGCTACTGTCGAAGAGCTTTGTCAGGTAGAAGATATTGGTGCTAAGATCGCGGTAAGTATTGTAGATTTCTTCCAGAATTCTGAAAACATACTGATGATTGAGCGTTTAAAATCTTACGGGGTACAGCTTGAAAAAGGAGAAAGTACGAATGAAGTTTTATCCAACGTTCTGGAAGGAAAAGCATTTCTTTTCACTGGGAAATTATCTCTATTCACCAGAGAAGCTGCTGAGGAAATGGTAGAAAAACATGGAGGAAAGAATATTTCTGCAGTTTCAAAAAACCTCAACTATCTTGTTGTTGGGGAAAAAGCTGGAAGTAAACTGAAAAAAGCTCAGGATATCGGAACGATTGAAATTCTGGATGAGCAACAGTTTTTGGATTTAATTGATAAACAATAA
- a CDS encoding TonB-dependent receptor: protein MRKVKIVLGLLFLGLGTIAYAQTTQASIVGKVTGPGSAAQEKVKVTIVNESTGFRTETETNSKGEYIFKEIPLGGPYTVIVNDDKREGYNVNFGDQVTVNMDLGNEKHIEEVKITGNLKNKIGNLGAATAISAKNIGILPVNGRNFTNLTELSPLSGKGGNLSGQLGSSTNFTIDGMTAKNPTSAGSTTSRSGAPFSISIEAVREFKITTNQYDVTLGRSGGGTVSAVTKSGTNKFSGSAWEYLRTNWLSSPYDIRGNKRQNDFSTSQFGFSLGGPIIKNKLHFFAAWDHQLDSRPLIIADIRSKDDEKRFNTTTETLNKFLDIARAKYGVGNTPQFGSFDKVRNSDAAFLRLDWQINEKHLLTLRNNFTYDLNKNGLGDNTSINFFESYGNDKNLDNSLLLTLRSNLKPNLTNELKAQYLYTFQDSYQNDELGRPVPRAIVEGVASSAGSTNIQIGGHRFAQESFRNNVFQIVDNLYYNTDKVKYTFGADLMYTTSKSVYGSEVNGRFHFKDDPDKKISSLDNFDNLKPYRFYREVPLMDDPSVRSNIWNIGVYGQFQTKIAKGLDLMAGLRLDYGGYPKAELNQKLLDEMGIRTDNKIKSFVIQPRFQFEWNINEQNKDFLKFGAGVFSSDINNYMIINNLVFDGKHLATVDIDPATAGLTPDFNSYRNNYASVPTLAKDQVPTINYTGKDAKIPIVYKANISYTHFFNDRFRAGLAAYMALGRNNYYYYDRNMVANPFFTLDNEGGRGVYVPTSAIDGAKIDWKKGRINNNFGRVLELVSDGKVNQFSFVVDTSYRYWKDGEITASYTWSDIKDNTSYNGNVANSATLSTMVQGDPRDLRMTYSDNQFRNKVVIYGNSPTVAGFTLGIRYSGIGGTRFSMTAGGNINGDFVDSNDLAYIFPNIAQSIIDDPNVGKALKDYVSEYNGKIAERNGGKNGFYGVWDLRIAKKIKFDKIGAFELSVDIFNVANLLNKEWGVNESYGNTSMYKIKSFDPVTKRFEYTKNVSGNGLAPLSGNPYQIQIGAKYSF, encoded by the coding sequence ATGAGAAAAGTAAAGATTGTACTGGGGTTATTGTTTTTAGGACTTGGAACTATAGCGTATGCACAGACTACGCAGGCATCCATCGTAGGAAAAGTGACCGGGCCGGGAAGTGCGGCTCAGGAAAAAGTGAAAGTAACCATCGTTAATGAATCCACAGGGTTCAGGACGGAAACGGAAACGAACTCAAAAGGAGAGTATATCTTTAAAGAAATTCCTTTGGGAGGGCCTTATACGGTGATCGTAAATGATGATAAAAGAGAAGGTTACAATGTCAACTTCGGAGATCAGGTAACGGTGAACATGGATTTGGGTAATGAAAAACATATTGAAGAAGTAAAGATTACCGGAAACCTGAAAAACAAAATCGGAAACCTGGGAGCTGCTACAGCTATTTCTGCGAAGAACATCGGTATCTTGCCAGTAAACGGACGAAACTTTACCAATCTTACAGAGTTATCTCCTTTAAGTGGAAAAGGAGGGAACCTTTCCGGCCAGTTGGGATCTTCTACCAACTTTACCATTGATGGAATGACGGCTAAAAACCCAACTTCTGCAGGATCTACTACCAGCCGAAGTGGTGCCCCTTTCTCTATCTCCATTGAAGCTGTACGTGAATTTAAAATTACCACCAACCAATATGATGTGACCTTGGGGAGAAGTGGTGGTGGAACGGTAAGTGCCGTTACCAAATCCGGTACGAATAAATTTTCCGGAAGTGCCTGGGAATACCTAAGAACTAACTGGCTTTCTAGTCCCTATGACATCAGAGGAAATAAAAGACAGAATGATTTTTCTACTTCTCAGTTCGGATTCTCTTTAGGGGGACCGATTATCAAAAATAAACTTCACTTCTTTGCAGCATGGGATCACCAGCTGGATTCAAGACCTTTGATTATTGCAGATATCAGGTCTAAAGATGATGAAAAGAGATTCAATACCACAACAGAAACGCTTAATAAATTTTTAGACATTGCAAGGGCTAAATATGGAGTGGGAAATACTCCACAGTTCGGAAGCTTTGACAAAGTAAGAAACTCTGATGCTGCGTTTCTACGTTTAGACTGGCAGATTAATGAGAAGCATTTGTTGACTTTAAGAAACAATTTTACTTACGATCTGAATAAAAATGGACTTGGTGATAATACCAGTATCAACTTCTTTGAATCTTATGGGAATGATAAAAACCTTGACAACAGTTTATTATTGACTTTAAGATCAAATTTAAAGCCTAATTTAACTAATGAATTAAAGGCTCAGTATTTATATACTTTCCAGGATAGTTATCAGAATGATGAATTAGGAAGACCTGTACCAAGAGCGATTGTTGAAGGAGTAGCATCAAGTGCAGGATCTACGAATATCCAGATCGGTGGACATCGTTTTGCCCAGGAAAGCTTCAGAAATAATGTGTTTCAGATTGTAGATAACTTATACTACAATACAGATAAAGTAAAATATACTTTCGGTGCTGATTTAATGTATACCACTTCAAAATCTGTTTACGGAAGTGAGGTCAACGGAAGATTCCATTTTAAGGATGATCCGGATAAAAAAATAAGCAGTCTTGATAATTTTGATAATCTTAAACCTTACAGATTTTATAGGGAAGTCCCTTTAATGGATGATCCGTCAGTAAGGTCTAATATCTGGAATATCGGTGTTTACGGACAATTCCAGACTAAAATTGCAAAAGGTTTAGATTTGATGGCTGGTTTGAGATTGGATTATGGAGGGTATCCAAAAGCAGAACTCAATCAAAAATTGCTTGATGAAATGGGAATCAGAACGGATAATAAGATCAAATCTTTCGTCATTCAGCCAAGATTTCAGTTTGAATGGAATATCAACGAGCAGAATAAAGACTTCTTAAAATTCGGAGCAGGGGTATTCTCTTCAGATATCAACAATTATATGATTATCAATAATCTGGTATTTGACGGAAAACATCTGGCTACAGTAGATATAGATCCTGCAACGGCTGGACTGACACCGGATTTTAACAGTTATAGAAATAATTACGCCTCTGTTCCTACGCTTGCTAAGGATCAGGTTCCAACCATCAACTATACCGGGAAAGATGCTAAAATCCCAATTGTTTACAAAGCGAACATCTCTTATACCCACTTCTTTAATGATAGATTCAGAGCAGGATTGGCAGCCTATATGGCTTTGGGTAGAAATAACTACTATTACTACGACAGAAACATGGTAGCTAATCCATTCTTTACATTGGATAATGAAGGAGGAAGAGGAGTGTATGTTCCTACCTCTGCAATAGACGGCGCAAAAATTGACTGGAAAAAAGGAAGAATCAACAATAATTTCGGTAGAGTATTGGAGCTGGTGAGTGATGGTAAAGTCAATCAGTTTTCATTTGTAGTAGATACCAGTTACCGTTATTGGAAAGATGGGGAAATTACAGCAAGTTATACCTGGTCTGATATTAAAGACAATACATCATACAACGGAAACGTAGCGAATTCTGCAACACTATCTACAATGGTTCAGGGAGATCCTAGAGATTTGAGAATGACATATTCAGATAACCAGTTCCGTAATAAAGTGGTTATTTATGGTAACTCACCTACTGTTGCAGGATTTACACTAGGAATCAGGTATTCAGGAATTGGAGGAACACGTTTCTCCATGACAGCAGGAGGAAATATTAATGGAGATTTTGTAGATAGCAATGATCTTGCTTATATCTTCCCCAATATTGCCCAATCTATTATTGATGATCCTAATGTAGGAAAAGCATTGAAAGATTATGTGAGTGAATACAATGGTAAAATTGCAGAACGTAACGGCGGTAAGAACGGATTCTATGGAGTTTGGGATCTGCGTATAGCCAAGAAAATAAAATTTGATAAAATTGGTGCATTTGAACTTTCTGTAGACATTTTCAATGTTGCCAACCTGCTTAATAAAGAATGGGGTGTCAATGAATCCTATGGAAATACCTCTATGTACAAAATTAAAAGCTTTGATCCGGTTACCAAAAGATTTGAATATACAAAAAATGTGAGTGGTAACGGATTAGCACCTTTGTCAGGAAATCCATATCAGATTCAGATTGGAGCGAAGTATAGTTTTTAA
- a CDS encoding glycerophosphodiester phosphodiesterase family protein, whose product MKNFILGLAVLSTVLMKAQTQIIAHRGYFQAQPPTTENSIQSLENAQKLKVYGSEFDVRMTKDGVLVINHDEHHGKMEISETSFKELEALKLSNGEKFPTLKDYLKQGKKDTSVKLIVEIKPAKTPEIENEITQKTIKMIRDMKLESQSEFISFSLNICKEIKKLAPSFKVQYLNGELSPEQIKKEGLDGMDYHYSVFQKNPTWIAEAKTLGLITNSWTVNDIAVYDELKKQGIGFVTTNIPEQLKNK is encoded by the coding sequence ATGAAAAATTTTATCTTAGGGTTAGCAGTTTTAAGTACAGTTTTAATGAAAGCACAAACCCAGATCATTGCCCATAGAGGATATTTCCAGGCTCAGCCTCCTACAACGGAAAATTCTATTCAATCCTTAGAGAATGCTCAGAAATTAAAAGTTTACGGTTCCGAATTTGACGTGAGAATGACAAAAGACGGAGTATTGGTCATCAATCATGATGAGCATCACGGTAAAATGGAAATCTCTGAAACATCATTCAAAGAATTAGAAGCTTTAAAATTATCAAACGGGGAGAAGTTTCCAACTTTAAAGGATTATTTAAAGCAAGGGAAAAAAGATACTTCCGTAAAACTGATTGTAGAGATCAAACCGGCTAAAACGCCTGAGATTGAAAATGAGATCACACAAAAGACAATCAAGATGATTAGGGATATGAAGCTGGAATCTCAAAGTGAATTTATTTCTTTCAGCCTGAATATCTGTAAAGAGATCAAAAAACTGGCACCATCATTTAAAGTTCAGTATCTGAATGGAGAATTGTCACCGGAGCAGATCAAAAAAGAAGGTCTTGACGGGATGGATTATCACTACAGTGTTTTCCAGAAAAATCCAACATGGATTGCTGAAGCAAAAACGTTAGGATTGATTACCAATTCATGGACAGTAAACGATATTGCTGTATATGATGAATTGAAAAAGCAGGGAATCGGTTTTGTAACAACAAACATTCCTGAGCAGCTGAAAAATAAATAA